Proteins encoded by one window of Flexibacter flexilis DSM 6793:
- a CDS encoding PAS domain-containing sensor histidine kinase, translating to MNSIQLEIDLYKTFAENIPNSAVLMFDKDMRFFFAAGEELRRNHYNPEFMVGKTLQEVVPEKSYQALKLCYERVLNGERIQSETNTGTLVYINTFIPIQSRATGQYYGVAISQNVTDLQTTKQQLAESESQYKLAIQGFGAGIWDLFDVNQKQQWWSPKFYELLGYEYEEIEPTTDTFYELLRPDYVDKVQEGVQRHMETDVPFSMEYPLRTKSGVYKWFEAHGQVSRGENGIPKRFVGSVIDIDARKRAEQLLIEKEQLFSAVFQQTFQFVSLLEPSGKIIESNETALRLRGLTLEQVKGLYFWDTPWWNASAQSQQQLQEAIQKAAAGEFVRYETEILASNNQVFIIDFSVKPLRDSEGKTLMLITEGRDITALKKSQREAVETSQILLLQNKQLEDFAHITSHNLRAPIGNMIMIADWLTKTHDDNEKDFLIQNLCNTASKALDTIDILAQILRVRKDLKKEQDVLSFAQILQSVKNTLSAWIREADVTITENFEQAPTILYPALYLDSVFQNLLSNSIKYKSPDRPCQVQVRTFQENGHIVLIFEDNGLGIDLTHNRERVFGLYKTFHNNTDARGVGLFLVKNQIEALGGHIEIESQPNVGTTFKITF from the coding sequence ATGAACTCTATCCAATTAGAAATCGACCTTTATAAAACATTTGCTGAAAACATTCCTAACAGTGCAGTGTTAATGTTTGATAAGGATATGCGTTTTTTCTTTGCAGCAGGTGAAGAACTTCGCCGCAATCATTATAACCCTGAATTTATGGTGGGCAAAACGCTTCAGGAAGTAGTCCCCGAAAAATCATATCAAGCACTCAAGCTTTGTTACGAACGCGTACTTAATGGCGAACGGATTCAATCAGAAACTAATACGGGGACATTGGTGTATATCAACACTTTTATCCCGATACAAAGCAGAGCTACGGGGCAATATTACGGCGTTGCCATTTCCCAAAACGTAACGGATTTGCAGACAACCAAGCAGCAGTTAGCCGAAAGTGAAAGTCAATACAAATTGGCCATACAAGGTTTTGGCGCGGGCATTTGGGATTTGTTTGATGTGAATCAAAAGCAGCAATGGTGGTCGCCTAAATTTTATGAATTGTTGGGTTACGAATATGAAGAAATAGAACCTACGACCGATACTTTTTACGAGTTGTTACGCCCTGACTATGTCGATAAAGTACAAGAAGGAGTGCAACGACACATGGAAACCGACGTGCCATTTTCGATGGAATACCCGTTGCGTACCAAATCGGGCGTTTACAAATGGTTTGAGGCGCACGGGCAAGTAAGTCGGGGCGAAAACGGAATCCCAAAACGCTTTGTAGGCTCTGTTATTGACATAGATGCTCGCAAACGCGCCGAACAATTGCTTATTGAAAAAGAACAACTATTTTCGGCAGTGTTCCAACAGACATTTCAGTTTGTGAGTTTGCTGGAGCCTTCAGGAAAAATTATTGAATCCAACGAAACGGCTCTACGCTTGCGAGGCCTTACGTTAGAACAAGTAAAAGGCCTTTATTTTTGGGATACGCCTTGGTGGAATGCCTCTGCACAAAGTCAGCAGCAACTCCAAGAGGCCATACAAAAAGCAGCGGCGGGCGAGTTCGTGCGCTACGAAACCGAAATATTAGCTTCTAATAATCAGGTATTTATCATAGATTTTTCGGTAAAACCGCTCCGCGATTCAGAAGGCAAAACGCTGATGCTCATCACGGAAGGCCGCGACATTACCGCTCTGAAAAAGTCGCAACGCGAGGCGGTGGAAACGTCCCAAATTTTGTTGTTGCAAAACAAACAGCTTGAAGATTTTGCGCACATTACCTCTCATAATTTACGTGCGCCCATCGGCAACATGATTATGATTGCGGACTGGCTCACCAAAACGCACGACGACAACGAAAAAGACTTTTTGATTCAAAATCTTTGTAACACTGCTTCCAAAGCCTTAGATACCATTGATATTTTGGCGCAAATATTGCGCGTGCGCAAAGACCTCAAAAAAGAACAAGATGTATTATCGTTTGCACAAATTTTACAGTCTGTTAAAAATACGCTTTCGGCTTGGATTCGGGAGGCTGACGTTACGATTACAGAAAACTTTGAGCAAGCTCCAACCATCTTGTATCCAGCACTTTATTTGGATAGCGTTTTCCAAAATCTGCTTTCCAATTCCATCAAATACAAATCTCCTGACAGGCCTTGTCAAGTACAAGTGCGTACTTTTCAGGAAAATGGCCACATCGTTTTGATTTTTGAAGACAACGGTTTGGGCATAGACCTCACGCATAACAGAGAACGCGTTTTTGGTTTGTACAAAACCTTCCACAACAACACCGACGCACGAGGCGTAGGGCTTTTTTTGGTAAAAAATCAAATCGAAGCCTTAGGCGGACATATCGAAATAGAAAGCCAACCCAACGTAGGCACTACTTTCAAAATTACATTTTAA
- a CDS encoding queuosine precursor transporter, giving the protein MAANHIADRKNTVFIILCGIFITNAVLAELIGVKIFSLEATLGFPAAQIPVLEGFVLDFNLSAGALIWPVVFVTSDLINEYFGTKGVKKISYLAVGLIAYTFVVVFMTTGLSPAQFWLDTNATDAQGRPFDVNLAYTKLFSQSLSIIVASITAFLVGQLLDAYIFQALRHRTGSRLIWLRATGSTLVSQLVDSFLILTLAFYVLGNWTLAQVISTGIIQYIYKMTVAVVLTPVIYVAHHWIDRYLGEKTAEQLMHQAEEQNF; this is encoded by the coding sequence ATGGCAGCCAATCATATCGCCGACCGCAAAAACACGGTTTTTATTATTCTTTGCGGCATTTTCATTACCAATGCTGTGTTGGCCGAGCTTATCGGTGTCAAGATTTTTTCCTTAGAAGCAACACTTGGGTTTCCTGCTGCTCAAATTCCTGTGTTAGAAGGCTTTGTGTTGGATTTTAATTTGAGTGCGGGTGCGCTGATTTGGCCTGTGGTCTTTGTTACGTCCGATTTGATAAACGAATATTTTGGCACGAAAGGCGTAAAAAAAATTAGTTATCTGGCCGTTGGCCTCATCGCCTACACGTTTGTAGTGGTGTTTATGACTACGGGACTTTCGCCTGCGCAATTTTGGTTGGACACCAACGCCACAGACGCACAAGGCCGGCCGTTTGATGTCAATTTGGCTTATACGAAGCTCTTCAGCCAAAGTTTGAGCATTATTGTGGCTTCTATTACGGCGTTTTTGGTGGGGCAATTACTGGACGCGTATATTTTTCAGGCCTTGCGCCACCGCACGGGTAGCCGCCTGATTTGGTTGCGTGCCACAGGTTCTACGCTTGTATCGCAGTTGGTGGATAGTTTCCTGATTCTGACGCTCGCGTTTTATGTATTAGGCAACTGGACTTTAGCCCAAGTGATTAGCACTGGCATTATTCAGTACATTTATAAAATGACGGTAGCCGTAGTTCTTACGCCCGTTATTTATGTGGCACATCATTGGATAGACCGTTATTTGGGCGAAAAAACAGCCGAACAACTCATGCACCAAGCCGAAGAACAGAATTTTTAA
- the guaB gene encoding IMP dehydrogenase, with protein sequence MSLDSAKFLFEALTYDDVLLLPAYSEVLPRDTKTVTKLTRNISINIPLVSAAMDTVTEYELAIAMAQEGGIGFIHKNMSIEQQAEQVRKVKRSESGMIIDPVTLSESATIGEAQRMMREFRIGGIPVVSATHKLLGILTNRDLRFEKNSARPVVEVMTKENLVTGHQGISLQEAEDILQEYKIEKLPIVDANFNLIGLVTYKDILKRKNHPNACKDSFGRLRVGAAVGVTPDFLDRIAALRKAGVDVVSIDTAHGHSKGVIDALKKAKATFPDLEMIVGNIATGEAAKALAEAGADAIKVGVGPGSICTTRVIAGVGMPQLSAVYEAAKAVAGMGVPIIADGGIRFSGDIVKAIAAGADSIMIGSMLAGTEEAPGEMMIYEGRKFKTYRGMGSLEAMEDGSKDRYFQDAEDDIKKLVPEGIVGRVPFKGRVAEVLYQLTGGLKAGMGYCGAPDIAQLQKAKFVKITAAGVRESHPHDIQIVREAPNYSAK encoded by the coding sequence ATGAGCTTAGATTCAGCTAAATTTTTGTTCGAAGCACTCACTTATGATGATGTGCTTTTGCTCCCCGCTTATTCCGAAGTTTTACCCCGCGACACAAAGACCGTAACAAAGCTAACGCGCAACATTAGCATCAACATTCCGCTTGTTTCGGCGGCAATGGATACGGTTACGGAATACGAGTTAGCTATCGCAATGGCACAAGAAGGTGGCATTGGTTTCATTCACAAAAACATGAGCATTGAGCAGCAAGCCGAGCAGGTGCGCAAAGTGAAACGCTCGGAAAGTGGAATGATTATTGACCCCGTAACGCTTTCCGAATCCGCTACAATTGGCGAGGCGCAGCGCATGATGCGCGAATTTCGCATTGGCGGCATTCCTGTGGTCAGTGCCACACACAAACTGTTAGGTATTCTTACCAATCGCGACTTGCGTTTTGAAAAAAATTCGGCTCGCCCTGTGGTAGAAGTAATGACCAAAGAAAATTTGGTTACTGGACATCAAGGGATTAGCCTCCAAGAAGCCGAAGATATTTTGCAAGAATACAAAATTGAAAAGCTCCCTATCGTAGATGCTAATTTCAATCTTATCGGGTTGGTTACTTACAAAGACATCTTGAAACGCAAAAATCACCCCAACGCCTGCAAAGATTCGTTTGGACGTTTGCGCGTAGGGGCTGCCGTTGGCGTTACGCCTGATTTTCTTGATCGCATTGCCGCTTTGCGCAAAGCAGGTGTGGATGTGGTAAGTATCGACACGGCGCACGGCCATTCCAAAGGCGTAATTGATGCACTCAAAAAAGCCAAAGCTACGTTCCCAGACCTTGAAATGATTGTCGGCAATATTGCCACAGGTGAGGCCGCAAAAGCCCTTGCCGAAGCGGGTGCAGACGCGATCAAAGTTGGGGTCGGGCCAGGCAGTATTTGTACTACACGCGTAATTGCAGGGGTGGGTATGCCACAACTCTCGGCGGTGTACGAAGCAGCTAAAGCCGTAGCGGGCATGGGTGTTCCCATTATAGCCGACGGTGGTATTCGTTTTTCGGGCGACATTGTTAAGGCCATTGCCGCAGGTGCAGACAGTATTATGATTGGCTCGATGCTTGCAGGTACGGAAGAAGCCCCTGGCGAAATGATGATTTACGAAGGCCGTAAGTTCAAGACTTACAGGGGAATGGGTTCGTTGGAAGCAATGGAAGATGGCTCAAAAGACCGTTATTTCCAAGATGCTGAAGATGATATAAAGAAACTCGTACCCGAAGGCATTGTAGGCCGTGTACCATTCAAAGGCCGTGTGGCAGAGGTTTTGTACCAGCTTACAGGTGGCCTGAAAGCGGGTATGGGTTATTGCGGTGCGCCAGATATTGCCCAATTACAAAAAGCTAAATTTGTGAAAATTACGGCGGCTGGTGTCCGTGAAAGCCACCCACACGATATTCAAATCGTGCGTGAAGCTCCAAATTACAGTGCTAAATAA